The Papaver somniferum cultivar HN1 chromosome 3, ASM357369v1, whole genome shotgun sequence genome includes a region encoding these proteins:
- the LOC113356159 gene encoding protein ELC-like, producing the protein MVPHQSTQQFLSTVLSQRGPSASQYTEDSKWLIRQHLVSLIESYPSLQPKTAVFNHTDGRTVNLLQAQGTIPMIYMNVTYNIPIVIWLMETYPRHPPCIYVNPTRDMIIKRPHAYVNPSGLVSTPLLQSWVYPSSTLCDVIKELSGLFGLDPPLFTRQQQNPNTESMRIQSNSGRPAIPPRGAYDQSPYGVSPSQNMNHRTDDPVEIYKKNAISKLLESLHGDIATLRKNREVEMEGLFNAQGMLRQREEQLSKGVREMQQEKEGLEQQLQMVLMNTDVLEGWVKENQVKVKINKGNLNVDQVFEPVDALSKQMLDCTAADLAIEDVIYSLDKAFQEGSIAFDHYLKNVRALSREQFFHRATASKVRAAQMQAQVANMASRASHSQYAM; encoded by the coding sequence ATGGTTCCGCATCAATCAACTCAACAATTCCTATCCACCGTCTTATCCCAACGAGGTCCATCAGCTTCACAATACACAGAAGATTCAAAATGGTTAATCCGTCAACACCTGGTATCTTTGATCGAATCATATCCATCTCTACAACCCAAAACAGCAGTATTTAATCATACAGATGGTAGAACAGTGAATCTGTTACAAGCACAAGGTACAATTCCAATGATTTATATGAATGTTACTTACAATATACCTATTGTGATTTGGTTAATGGAAACTTATCCTCGTCATCCACCTTGTATTTATGTTAATCCTACTCGTGATATGATCATTAAAAGACCTCATGCTTATGTTAATCCCTCCGGTTTGGTCTCCACGCCCCTGTTACAGTCTTGGGTTTACCCTAGTTCTACTCTTTGTGATGTCATTAAAGAACTTAGTGGCCTTTTTGGTCTTGATCCACCCTTGTTTACTCGCCAACAACAAAACCCTAATACTGAGAGTATGAGGATTCAATCCAATTCGGGTAGACCTGCAATTCCACCTAGGGGGGCTTATGATCAATCGCCTTATGGAGTCTCCCCTTCTCAGAATATGAATCATCGGACTGATGATCCAGTTGAGATTTATAAGAAGAATGCTATTAGTAAGTTGTTGGAGAGTCTACATGGAGATATAGCCACATTGAGGAAAAACAGAGAAGTTGAAATGGAAGGACTGTTTAATGCACAAGGTATGTTGAGACAGAGAGAGGAACAGTTATCAAAAGGGGTGAGAGAAATGCAACAAGAGAAAGAAGGATTAGAACAACAGTTACAAATGGTTTTAATGAATACTGATGTTTTGGAGGGTTGGGTAAAAGAGAATCAAGTCAAAGTGAAAATCAATAAAGGGAATTTGAATGTTGATCAAGTTTTTGAACCTGTTGATgctctatcgaaacaaatgcttgaTTGCACGGCAGCAGATTTAGCTATTGAAGATGTGATTTACTCATTGGATAAGGCTTTTCAAGAAGGGTCTATAGCATTTGATCACTATCTGAAGAATGTTAGAGCTTTATCTCGTGAGCAATTCTTTCATCGTGCTACAGCTTCTAAGGTTAGAGCTGCACAGATGCAAGCTCAGGTTGCTAACATGGCATCTAGAGCATCACATTCACAATATGCTATGTGA
- the LOC113356160 gene encoding 26S proteasome non-ATPase regulatory subunit 7 homolog A-like, producing the protein MDVIKTQQISARPIEKVIVHPLVLLSIVDNYNRVAKDTRKRVVGVLLGSSFKGTVDVTNSYAVPFEEDDRDPSIWFLDHNYHESMFSMFKRINAKEHIVGWYSTGPKLRENDLDVHALFHDYVPNPVLVIIDVQPKELGIPTKAYYDIEEVKENATQKSQKVFVHVQSEIAAHEVEEIGVEHLLRDVKDTTISTLATEVTGKLAALKGLDARLREIRGYLDLVIEGKLPLNHEILYHLQDVFNLLPNLNVAELIKSFAVKTNDMMLVIYLSSLIRSVIALHNLINNKMLNKEHEKAEDASPAAIPAVAGS; encoded by the exons ATGGATGTGATTAAGACTCAGCAGATCTCGGCGAGGCCGATTGAGAAAGTGATAGTGCATCCATTAGTTCTTCTAAGTATTGTTGATAATTACAACAGAGTTGCTAAAGACACCAGGAAACGTGTTGTTGGTGTTCTTCTTGGTAGTTCTTTTAAAGGAACTGTTGATGTTACCAATAGCTATGCAG TGCCCTTTGAAGAAGATGACAGGGATCCCAGCATATGGTTTCTTGATCATAACTACCATGAATCTATGTTTTCCATGTTCAAGAGAATAAATG CCAAGGAACATATTGTCGGTTGGTACAGCACTGGTCCAAAACTGCGTGAAAATGACCTTGATGTTCATGCATTATTCCATGA ttatgttccaaatcctgttTTGGTAATCATTGATGTGCAACCTAAAGAATTGGGAATTCCAACTAAAGCCTACTATGATATTGAAGAAGTCAAGGAG AACGCCACACAGAAAAGCCAGAAGGTTTTTGTACACGTGCAATCAGAAATTGCTGCTCATGAAGTTGAGGAAATTG GAGTGGAGCACTTGCTCAGGGATGTTAAGGATACTACCATTAGCACCCTTGCAACTGAG GTTACGGGCAAACTTGCAGCTCTAAAGGGGCTAGATGCACGTCTTCGCGAGATTCGTGGTTATCTTGATCTTGTAATTGAGGGAAAACTCCCTTTGAATCATGAAATTCTGTACCATTTGCAG GATGTGTTCAATCTTCTTCCTAATCTCAATGTGGCCGAGCTAATCAAGTCTTTTGCAG TTAAAACAAATGACATGATGTTGGTGATTTATCTTTCTTCACTCATCAGAAGTGTAATTGCTTTACATAATCTGATAAACAACAAG ATGCTAAACAAAGAACACGAGAAAGCTGAAGATGCTAGTCCAGCAGCTATCCCAGCTGTAGCAGGGAGCTAA